One Siniperca chuatsi isolate FFG_IHB_CAS linkage group LG3, ASM2008510v1, whole genome shotgun sequence genomic region harbors:
- the elfn2a gene encoding extracellular leucine-rich repeat and fibronectin type III domain containing 2a — translation MASRLRLSPLSPSLFLSLLLPALLLLHLPGMVKGDCWLIEGDKGYVWLAICSQNQPPYETIPQHINSTVHDLRLNENKLKVVLFTSMFRFTNLTDLNLTKNEISYIEDGAFAGQANLQVLQLGYNKLTNLTEGMLRGLGRMQCLFLQHNLIEVIATNAFWECPSLSSLDLSSNKLARLDPSTFTVLNRLMVCELAGNPFHCGCELYSFLTWLEAFNNVTHTYDRLQCETPLEMTGYPLLSPVPGHGRNARYALLSMCRDGVIIPGMTSQTPDQDGSGMGLDNPDQGLYHQPTISSTADPTYSHQISMKLQTVTLYTASLMVQIPRPYSKMYILSQYNHTFVEDIRPLKNKKELITLDKLKPHTNYTFCVASASKSQRYNHTCLSFTTRAMGQEDQGTNPSTTTHYIMTILGCLFGMVIVLGFVYYCLRRRRIQEEKQKAISVKKTILEMRYGPEAAAAVANDPGAMQRLQEQAHHQHHHSGGAGGKLPPSASSSTGMLHGSGNTSSSRLSTLPQVEKMATAFSEAMGSKGNYMDVRTAGVAGEGREGGVAAGGAGVGGEVVVDMRGGAKNGTEAGEDSDDDGRGSASEISTIAKEVDKVNQIINNCIDALKLDASANVVTTADNANSVSSSQPPPCIASLPRNLLPLSPGHPGDQIMASSPKVHPKSHPQPHPKPHPQLHQQPHPPSMAPVPLVMPLSERPGISGGGFLSPPYRDPPPANAVRPLQRQLSADTAVVKNRCGAPAVGSVKSTRVFSVDIPEQRSDPPKYPTEKGSPVGCGGGGGSGGVGGVGGCNGNGMGNINGGGVSVNGGGMGCNNGSGGGGGVVGPGQQQHHLEVQPDYHSSEHRHSFPALYYEGGNDSPSPAQKASFLKPLGRAKRDATATYSQLSPSRHHNYNSGYSSSPEYSSESTLRIWERFRPYKKSPREEASYIAAGHALRKKVQFAKDEDLHDILDYWKGVSAQQKL, via the exons ATGGCCAGCAGACTCCGTTTgtcccctctgtctccctccttgtttctctccctcctgctcccTGCACTGTTGCTCCTCCACTTGCCTGGCATGGTAAAAGGGGACTGCTGGCTGATAGAGGGGGATAAAGGCTACGTTTGGCTGGCTATCTGCAGTCAGAACCAGCCTCCATATGAGACCATTCCCCAGCACATCAACAGCACG GTTCATGACCTGAGGTTGAATGAGAACAAACTTAAGGTTGTGCTTTTTACCTCCATGTTCCGCTTCACAAACCTTACTGACCTCAATCTTACCAAGAACGAGATCAGCTACATCGAGGACGGGGCATTTGCTGGACAGGCCAACCTACAG gtTCTCCAGCTGGGCTACAACAAGCTGACCAACCTGACTGAAGGCATGTTGAGAGGTCTGGGTCGAATGCAGTGCCTCTTCTTACAACACAACCTCATTGAGGTCATTGCCACCAATGCCTTCTGGGAGTGCCCCAGCCTCAGCAGCCTGGACTTATCTTCCAATAAGTTGGCCCGTCTTGATCCATCTACCTTCACTGTCCTCAACAGGCTGATGGTGTGTGAGCTAGCAGGAAACCCGTTCCACTGTGGCTGTGAGCTCTACAGCTTTCTCACGTGGCTGGAGGCTTTTAACAATGTCACCCACACCTATGACCGCCTCCAGTGTGAAACCCCTCTGGAAATGACTGGTTATCCACTCCTGAGCCCGGTGCCCGGACATGGAAGAAATGCCCGTTACGCTCTTTTATCCATGTGTCGTGATGGTGTGATAATTCCAGGGATGACCTCCCAAACGCCAGATCAAGATGGCTCAGGGATGGGTTTGGACAACCCAGACCAAGGTCTGTACCACCAGCCAACCATATCGTCCACTGCTGACCCCACCTATAGCCATCAGATTTCTATGAAGCTTCAAACTGTCACCCTCTACACTGCTTCTCTAATGGTGCAGATCCCACGACCATACAGTAAGATGTACATCCTCTCCCAGTACAACCACACTTTTGTTGAAGACATCAGGCCCCTTAAAAATAAGAAGGAGTTAATTACTTTGGATAAGCTGAAACCACACACAAACTACACCTTTTGTGTGGCTTCTGCAAGCAAATCTCAGCGCTACAACCACACCTGTCTGTCCTTTACCACACGAGCTATGGGGCAAGAGGACCAGGGAACCAATCCATCCACAACTACCCACTACATCATGACCATCTTGGGATGTCTCTTTGGCATGGTCATTGTGCTTGGATTTGTCTATTACTGTCTTAGACGCCGACGCATCcaggaagagaagcagaaagCTATAAGCGTGAAGAAAACTATTTTAGAGATGAG GTACGGCCCAGAGGCAGCTGCGGCAGTGGCCAATGACCCAGGTGCCATGCAGCGTCTCCAGGAGCAGGctcaccaccagcaccaccattcaggaggagcaggaggcaAGCTACCCCCGTCAGCCTCCTCTAGCACAGGCATGCTCCATGGCTCAGGCAACACCAGCTCTTCCCGCCTCTCCACCTTGCCACAAGTGGAAAAAATGGCCACTGCCTTCTCTGAGGCAATGGGCAGCAAGGGCAACTATATGGATGTGAGGACAGCAGGAGTGGCAGGggaaggcagggagggaggggtggcaGCTGGAGGAGCAGGGGTAGGAGGGGAAGTAGTTGTGGATATGCGAGGTGGGGCTAAGAATGGGACTGAGGCTGGGGAGGATTCAGATGACGATGGCCGTGGCTCAGCATCAGAGATCTCCACCATCGCCAAGGAGGTGGACAAGGTTAACCAGATCATCAACAACTGCATTGATGCCCTGAAGCTGGATGCCTCTGCTAATGTTGTGACCACGGCTGACAATGCCAACTCTGTGTCCTCCTCCCAGCCTCCACCTTGCATTGCATCCCTCCCCCGCAACCTACTGCCCCTCTCTCCAGGTCACCCTGGAGATCAGATCATGGCCTCCTCTCCAAAGGTGCATCCAAAGTCCCACCCCCAGCCTCATCCTAAGCCACATCCTCAGCTACATCAGCAGCCTCATCCGCCTTCTATGGCCCCAGTGCCCTTGGTCATGCCCCTGTCTGAACGGCCGGGCATCAGCGGTGGGGGGTTCCTCTCCCCTCCTTACCGTGACCCACCCCCGGCCAATGCAGTGCGGCCCCTTCAGAGGCAGTTGAGCGCTGACACTGCTGTGGTGAAGAACCGTTGTGGTGCCCCTGCTGTGGGATCTGTCAAGAGCACCAGGGTGTTCAGTGTGGATATCCCTGAGCAGCGCAGTGATCCTCCCAAGTACCCAACAGAAAAAGGCAGCCCTGTGGGTTGTGGTGGAGGGGGTGGAAGTGGAGGAGTTGGTGGAGTAGGGGGCTGCAACGGGAATGGGATGGGAAACATAAATGGTGGTGGAGTGAGCGTGAATGGGGGTGGGATGGGGTGTAACAACGggagtggaggtggaggtggggtgGTTGGGCctggacagcagcagcaccacttGGAGGTTCAGCCAGACTACCACAGCTCCGAGCACCGCCATTCCTTTCCTGCACTCTACTATGAGGGTGGCAATGACTCACCCTCACCGGCCCAAAAGGCCTCATTCCTCAAGCCACTGGGTCGCGCCAAGAGGGATGCCACAGCCACCTACTCCCAGCTCTCACCTTCTCGTCACCACAACTACAACTCTGGCTACTCCTCTAGTCCAGAGTATTCGTCTGAGAGCACACTGCGGATCTGGGAGCGATTCCGGCCTTACAAGAAAAGCCCCAGAGAGGAAGCATCCTATATAGCGGCAGGCCATGCCCTGCGTAAGAAGGTGCAGTTTGCCAAGGACGAGGACCTTCATGATATTTTGGACTACTGGAAGGGGGTTTCTGCCCAGCAGAAGCTGTGA